The Parabacteroides sp. AD58 genome includes a window with the following:
- the hisG gene encoding ATP phosphoribosyltransferase, translating to MLRIAVQSKGRLYDETMMLLEEAGIKLNKAKRTLLLSAKDFPVEVLFLRDDDIPQSVANGTADVGIVGENEYVEKGSEANLIKRLGFSKCRLSLAIPKDEEYNGVEWFNGKTIATSYPGILKTYLQEKGIQANTHVITGSVEIAPGIGLADAIFDIVSSGSTLVSNQLKEVEVVMPSEALLIGTKGLSAEKREILDELLFRFEAIQMAEGKKYVLLNAPKDKLDEIIEVLPGMKSPTVTPLANGEWVSVQSVIAEKHFWEIIGKLKSLGAEGILVLPIEKMIL from the coding sequence ATGTTACGAATTGCAGTACAGTCGAAAGGACGCTTGTATGATGAGACAATGATGCTTCTGGAAGAAGCCGGTATCAAACTGAACAAGGCCAAAAGAACCTTGCTTCTTTCTGCTAAGGATTTTCCGGTAGAAGTTCTTTTCCTCCGGGATGATGATATTCCACAATCTGTTGCTAACGGAACAGCCGATGTCGGTATTGTCGGTGAAAACGAATATGTAGAAAAAGGTTCGGAAGCCAATCTGATCAAACGCTTGGGATTCAGTAAGTGCCGTCTTTCTTTGGCTATCCCAAAGGACGAAGAATATAATGGTGTTGAATGGTTTAACGGAAAGACAATCGCGACTTCCTATCCGGGAATCCTGAAGACTTATTTGCAGGAGAAAGGCATTCAGGCCAATACTCACGTGATTACCGGTTCGGTAGAAATAGCTCCGGGTATCGGATTGGCAGATGCTATCTTCGACATTGTCAGTTCCGGCAGTACATTAGTCAGCAACCAGCTGAAGGAAGTAGAAGTTGTCATGCCTAGCGAAGCCTTGTTGATCGGGACAAAAGGTTTGAGTGCTGAAAAGCGGGAAATTCTTGATGAACTTTTATTCCGTTTTGAAGCTATCCAAATGGCTGAAGGGAAAAAGTATGTACTTCTGAATGCTCCGAAAGATAAATTAGACGAAATCATCGAGGTTTTGCCCGGTATGAAAAGCCCGACCGTCACACCGTTGGCAAATGGTGAGTGGGTTTCAGTTCAATCAGTAATAGCCGAGAAGCATTTCTGGGAAATCATCGGAAAACTGAAATCGTTGGGAGCAGAAGGTATTTTGGTATTGCCGATAGAAAAAATGATATTATAA
- a CDS encoding ArnT family glycosyltransferase: MRTPTLQYLYLQKPITMIIFICLISVLPWLGLSELGSMANSSDAAVAKAMLESGEWVLPKMPTGEISYDHPMLHWLIVLFSSWQGYVSKFTLQLPGALAFIVMMTCTLIFFGRRVKFHEAFISTLFLITCAGMQNLSAASSGDLLFATFIFVALTQLYRWEENYELKGIPVEISALLSGAILTKGLMGMILPVVTFTIYLLVTRKHAVFFSLKAMFYVAISSLFLPALWYVSIWKQGGMDLLLDVMKDEFSYFWGLQSHTHNFFYIIPLLALGFLPWIVFFFFSLFGVKMEKKKIDCTGVKLFSLISMIVLLIAYALMPVKRASYLLPVYPFITIFLAQYAIYITEYRMWCTRLFASFLATAVLIGLVLLFIPTPWSPLPVVPIDLRIGALIALTVIMLITVYYQLFKKINIKILYASIALTFAVNMLVNAIGMF; this comes from the coding sequence ATGCGTACACCAACTTTACAATATTTGTACTTGCAGAAACCGATCACGATGATCATTTTTATCTGTTTGATTTCTGTATTACCTTGGTTAGGATTAAGCGAATTAGGCAGTATGGCCAATTCATCGGATGCGGCGGTTGCCAAAGCGATGCTGGAATCTGGTGAATGGGTACTTCCGAAAATGCCTACCGGTGAAATCAGTTATGATCATCCGATGCTGCATTGGCTGATCGTTCTTTTCTCGAGCTGGCAAGGATATGTGTCGAAATTCACCTTGCAATTACCGGGAGCCCTGGCTTTTATCGTCATGATGACTTGCACCTTGATCTTCTTTGGGCGACGGGTCAAATTCCATGAAGCTTTTATCTCAACCTTATTCCTGATTACCTGCGCCGGTATGCAGAATCTCTCGGCCGCCAGTTCCGGTGATCTGTTGTTTGCCACTTTTATCTTTGTCGCATTAACGCAGCTGTACCGTTGGGAAGAGAATTACGAGTTGAAAGGTATTCCGGTAGAGATATCGGCGTTGTTAAGCGGTGCCATTTTGACCAAAGGGCTGATGGGAATGATTCTTCCGGTAGTGACTTTTACCATTTATTTATTGGTGACACGTAAACATGCTGTTTTTTTCTCGCTGAAAGCCATGTTTTACGTTGCCATTTCATCCTTGTTTCTGCCAGCGCTCTGGTATGTCAGCATCTGGAAGCAGGGTGGTATGGATCTGCTGCTGGATGTAATGAAAGATGAATTCAGTTATTTCTGGGGGTTGCAGTCTCATACCCATAATTTCTTTTATATCATTCCCTTATTGGCATTGGGCTTCCTGCCTTGGATTGTCTTTTTCTTTTTCTCCTTATTCGGGGTGAAAATGGAAAAGAAAAAGATTGATTGTACGGGCGTTAAATTATTCAGTCTGATTTCCATGATTGTGCTGCTGATTGCCTACGCTTTGATGCCGGTAAAAAGGGCCAGCTATCTGTTGCCGGTTTATCCGTTCATTACGATATTTTTAGCCCAGTATGCGATTTATATTACCGAATACCGGATGTGGTGTACCCGGTTGTTTGCGAGTTTCCTGGCTACTGCCGTACTGATAGGTCTGGTATTGCTTTTCATTCCGACACCTTGGAGTCCGTTGCCTGTCGTTCCGATTGATTTGAGGATCGGGGCATTGATTGCTTTGACTGTTATTATGCTGATCACGGTTTATTATCAGCTGTTCAAGAAAATCAATATTAAGATATTATATGCGTCCATAGCGTTGACATTTGCCGTCAATATGCTGGTAAATGCCATAGGCATGTTTTGA
- a CDS encoding NAD(P)H-dependent flavin oxidoreductase encodes MENRICNLFKIKYPVVQGGMVWCSGWRLASAVSNAGGLGLLGAGSMHPEVLQEHIRKCQAATDKPFGVNVPLMYPEIEKIMQMLVDEGVKIVFTSAGNPKTWTKFLKEHGMTVVHVVSSSKFAGKCEEAGVDAVVAEGFEAGGHNGREETTTMCLIPHVRRKTNLPLMAAGGIGTGAGMLAAFALGAEGVQIGTRFALTTESSAHEAFKQLCLSLNEGDTKLLLKKVSPTRLVKGAFTTAVEEAESRGANVEELRELLGKGRAKKGIFEGNLEEGELEIGQIASLFREEVSVADVMKEIISDFEKGVEQIRNLSSF; translated from the coding sequence ATGGAAAATAGAATTTGTAATTTGTTTAAGATAAAATATCCTGTTGTTCAGGGAGGAATGGTCTGGTGTAGTGGTTGGCGACTGGCTTCTGCCGTTAGTAATGCCGGTGGATTGGGTTTATTGGGCGCCGGCTCGATGCATCCGGAGGTTTTGCAGGAACATATCCGGAAATGCCAGGCAGCTACAGATAAGCCTTTTGGGGTGAATGTGCCGCTGATGTATCCGGAAATCGAGAAGATCATGCAGATGCTTGTAGACGAAGGCGTGAAGATTGTCTTTACTTCGGCCGGAAACCCAAAGACTTGGACAAAGTTCCTGAAGGAACATGGAATGACAGTCGTTCATGTGGTCAGCAGTTCTAAATTCGCCGGTAAGTGCGAAGAGGCTGGAGTAGATGCCGTAGTAGCTGAAGGCTTTGAGGCCGGTGGTCATAACGGAAGGGAAGAAACGACAACCATGTGCCTGATTCCGCATGTACGGCGGAAAACAAATCTGCCTTTGATGGCTGCCGGTGGTATCGGAACAGGAGCAGGGATGTTGGCTGCCTTTGCTTTGGGTGCGGAAGGAGTGCAGATCGGAACACGGTTTGCCCTGACAACCGAAAGCTCTGCCCACGAAGCCTTCAAGCAATTGTGTCTGTCGCTGAATGAAGGTGATACCAAACTCCTGTTGAAAAAGGTTTCTCCGACGCGATTGGTGAAAGGCGCATTTACAACTGCCGTAGAAGAAGCTGAATCCCGTGGGGCTAATGTGGAAGAATTACGGGAATTGCTGGGCAAAGGCCGCGCCAAGAAAGGTATCTTTGAAGGAAATCTGGAAGAAGGAGAGCTTGAAATAGGACAGATAGCATCTCTTTTCCGGGAAGAAGTATCCGTGGCGGATGTCATGAAAGAAATCATCTCTGATTTCGAAAAGGGAGTAGAACAGATCAGAAACTTATCTTCATTTTAA
- the hisD gene encoding histidinol dehydrogenase has translation MEIIKYPEYTDWKNISKRATMDVSTLFDTVRQVLDDVRLNSDAAIRKYEKQFDKVDLTDLLVSEEEIAEAESLVSDDLKKAIRTAKKNIETFHASQRFEGKKIQTAPGVVCWQKAVPIEKVGLYIPGGTAPLFSTVLMLAVPAQIAGCKEIVLCTPPAKTGKIHPAILFAAKVAGVNKICKVGGSQAIAAMAYGTESIPKVYKIFGPGNQYVTAAKQWVSLKDVAIDMPAGPSEVEVIADEFANPDFIAADFLSQAEHGIDSQAILVTTSEAIVEPVVRAIEEQLKRLPRLEITEKALAHSRIIVLKNTQEVIDFTNYYAPEHLIIQTKNYGEIAEKIRNAGSVFMGPYTPESAGDYASGTNHTLPTNGYAHAYSGVNLDSFIKKMTFQEISADGIRQLGDTIRTMAANEELEAHRNAVTVRLNAL, from the coding sequence ATGGAAATAATTAAATACCCTGAATACACCGACTGGAAAAACATTTCCAAACGTGCGACGATGGATGTCAGTACGTTGTTCGACACTGTTCGTCAGGTGCTGGATGATGTCCGCCTAAATAGTGATGCAGCTATCCGTAAATATGAAAAGCAATTCGATAAAGTCGATTTGACCGACCTCTTGGTATCAGAAGAAGAAATAGCCGAAGCGGAAAGCCTGGTTTCTGATGACTTGAAAAAAGCTATCCGGACGGCGAAAAAGAATATCGAAACCTTCCACGCTTCCCAGCGTTTTGAAGGGAAAAAGATTCAGACAGCTCCGGGAGTTGTCTGCTGGCAGAAAGCCGTTCCAATCGAAAAGGTTGGTTTATATATTCCTGGCGGAACGGCTCCATTGTTCTCAACCGTGCTGATGCTGGCAGTTCCGGCTCAGATTGCAGGCTGTAAGGAAATCGTCTTGTGTACACCGCCTGCTAAAACAGGAAAGATACATCCGGCCATTCTGTTTGCTGCGAAAGTCGCCGGCGTAAACAAGATTTGTAAAGTCGGAGGTAGTCAGGCCATTGCTGCCATGGCATATGGAACGGAATCTATACCGAAGGTTTATAAGATATTTGGTCCCGGTAATCAATATGTGACGGCAGCCAAGCAATGGGTGAGTCTGAAGGATGTCGCGATAGATATGCCGGCCGGACCTTCAGAAGTAGAAGTGATTGCCGATGAATTCGCAAATCCTGACTTTATAGCAGCCGATTTTCTGTCGCAGGCAGAACACGGCATTGACAGTCAGGCCATACTGGTTACAACTTCCGAAGCGATTGTAGAACCTGTAGTAAGAGCGATCGAAGAACAGCTGAAACGCCTGCCTCGTCTGGAAATCACCGAGAAGGCTTTGGCTCACAGCCGTATCATTGTGCTGAAGAATACGCAGGAAGTGATCGACTTCACCAACTATTATGCTCCTGAACATTTGATTATCCAGACAAAGAATTACGGTGAAATCGCTGAAAAGATCCGGAATGCCGGAAGTGTATTCATGGGACCTTATACGCCGGAAAGCGCAGGCGATTATGCATCGGGTACGAATCACACACTGCCGACCAATGGATATGCCCATGCCTATAGTGGTGTTAATCTGGATAGTTTTATCAAGAAGATGACATTCCAGGAAATCAGTGCCGACGGAATCCGCCAGTTAGGAGATACGATCCGTACAATGGCAGCTAATGAAGAACTGGAAGCTCACCGTAATGCAGTAACCGTTAGATTGAATGCCTTATGA
- the hisC gene encoding histidinol-phosphate transaminase, whose amino-acid sequence MSTNKTFDVNAWVRPNIRAMQPYSSARDEFHGTASVFLDANENPYNAPYNRYPDPMQWRLKEKVAEIKGVPKECILLGNGSDEPIDLILRAFCEPGKECMLTVDPTYGMYQVAAEINNVTCRKVKLTSDFQIDMPAFLSQIDDTVKAIYLCSPNNPTGNSLNRKDIYQILDTFKGIVVVDEAYIDFSSLPSYTKDLSKYPNLVVFQTLSKAWGAAGIRLGMAFASPEIISVLNKIKYPYNVNQLTQEKALEILNNQETMKSQLTLILSERTRLQQELTAIPCVRKIYPTDANFILVDVGDADTVYQKLVDQGIIVRNRNKVVLCAGCLRITVGTEEENTALLNALKTM is encoded by the coding sequence ATGAGTACAAATAAAACATTCGACGTAAATGCCTGGGTTCGTCCGAATATCCGGGCAATGCAACCTTATTCATCTGCGCGCGATGAATTTCATGGAACAGCATCTGTCTTTTTGGATGCCAATGAAAATCCGTATAATGCTCCGTATAACCGGTATCCGGATCCGATGCAATGGCGGTTGAAGGAAAAAGTGGCAGAAATAAAAGGAGTACCCAAAGAATGTATCTTGTTGGGAAACGGAAGTGATGAGCCGATTGATTTGATCTTACGTGCATTTTGTGAACCGGGAAAAGAGTGCATGCTGACGGTTGATCCGACTTACGGTATGTATCAGGTTGCGGCGGAAATCAACAATGTGACTTGTAGAAAAGTAAAATTAACATCCGATTTTCAGATTGACATGCCTGCTTTTCTCTCGCAGATTGATGATACGGTGAAAGCGATTTACCTGTGCTCTCCCAATAATCCGACAGGAAACAGTCTGAATCGAAAAGATATTTATCAGATACTTGATACCTTCAAAGGCATTGTTGTCGTTGATGAAGCCTATATAGATTTCTCATCTTTACCTTCTTATACTAAAGATTTAAGTAAGTACCCCAATCTGGTTGTGTTTCAGACTTTATCAAAGGCGTGGGGAGCTGCTGGAATCCGTTTAGGAATGGCCTTTGCTTCTCCCGAAATTATTTCGGTATTGAATAAAATCAAATATCCGTATAATGTCAATCAGCTGACGCAGGAGAAAGCTCTGGAAATCCTGAACAATCAGGAAACCATGAAGTCACAGCTGACTTTGATTCTTTCTGAGCGGACACGTTTGCAGCAAGAGTTAACGGCAATACCGTGCGTCAGAAAAATTTATCCGACAGATGCAAACTTTATCCTGGTAGATGTAGGCGATGCCGATACCGTTTATCAGAAATTGGTTGATCAAGGAATTATTGTCCGGAATCGGAATAAAGTTGTGCTGTGTGCGGGTTGCCTTCGTATAACGGTTGGTACGGAAGAGGAAAATACAGCTTTGTTGAATGCCCTAAAAACCATGTGA
- a CDS encoding DUF2764 domain-containing protein: protein MSKYYCLIAGLPDITLDDSRLTYSVADFRNELSDILTRKDKKLIDLFFLKFDNKNLISQLKNPDQEMDPRGSITYDESHALYQALKEEEAIPKNNRIPPYFTDFFRMYLESEAKGDAATISWEDRLAALYYAYAMKCGNQFVSDWFELNLNINNMLTAITCRKHGLDKSQYIVGNNNVAEALRTSNARDFGLGDDIEYLPALQHIAEESDLMLREKKIDTLKWNWLEEQTFFKTFDIESVFAYMLKLEMIERWVGLDKETGEKTFREIVGAMKKGSENALEEFKRNNEK from the coding sequence ATGAGTAAATATTATTGCTTAATAGCAGGTCTCCCTGACATTACGCTCGACGATAGCAGGCTCACCTACTCGGTTGCTGATTTCAGGAATGAATTAAGCGATATACTGACGCGTAAAGATAAAAAGCTGATTGATCTGTTCTTCCTGAAATTTGACAACAAGAACCTGATCAGTCAGTTGAAGAATCCGGATCAGGAGATGGATCCGCGAGGGAGCATTACATACGATGAATCTCACGCCTTGTATCAAGCCCTGAAAGAAGAAGAAGCGATTCCGAAAAACAATCGTATTCCTCCGTATTTCACCGACTTCTTCCGTATGTATTTAGAGAGTGAAGCAAAAGGCGACGCAGCCACCATTTCGTGGGAAGACCGCCTTGCTGCTTTATATTATGCTTATGCCATGAAATGCGGGAATCAGTTCGTCTCAGACTGGTTTGAGTTGAACCTTAACATTAATAATATGTTAACCGCCATCACCTGCCGTAAACACGGATTAGACAAATCCCAATATATCGTAGGAAACAACAACGTGGCTGAAGCATTGCGCACATCGAATGCCCGGGACTTTGGCTTGGGCGACGATATTGAATATCTGCCGGCCCTGCAGCACATAGCAGAAGAATCTGATCTGATGCTCCGGGAAAAGAAGATAGATACGCTGAAATGGAACTGGCTGGAAGAACAGACCTTCTTCAAGACGTTCGATATCGAAAGTGTCTTCGCCTACATGCTTAAACTGGAAATGATTGAACGCTGGGTTGGTCTTGATAAAGAAACCGGCGAAAAGACATTCCGCGAAATTGTAGGAGCAATGAAAAAAGGCAGCGAGAATGCCTTGGAAGAATTTAAAAGAAATAACGAAAAATAA
- a CDS encoding DUF4435 domain-containing protein: MEIQLPLNIHNEKPVISTNSLVIIGTNGAGKSSFGRDLLTRYAGRALKISGLHALFITGQPDEHTSSDEWMQLQTLIKERLLLPRVTEYEKMILRLQREEFEAAVNYKEACKLNAGLEPPRTKIDVIQEIWEQMFPHNRLIRKSGFIELTSAERTSHSYTAGRMSDSEKLVFYLIAAGLYAPEQSMLVIEEPETLLHDSIKNVLWDKIEELRPDCTFVYLTHDIDFALARRSCKRLWIRSYDADHQIWDYELIENNKSLPEELYMEVLGSRKPILFIEGTDNNSIDNRLYSLVFPDYMVKPMGGCQKVIETTKAFSQLKDFHMLESMGIVDRDRRTEGEIRYLNEQHIFVPNVAEVENLLMLEDVIKSVAGRLMKNPDEIFSQVKENVIQLFNKDLEDQVILHAKHQVKKKLEMALNCKIHSFEQLNDQVEEIHERIRVDEIYNHIKSAFQQYIQTADYNSILRVYNQKGMLPQSRVCQLCGISTKEHYLDFVLSILRENKADAGVIRQAIKASLGM; this comes from the coding sequence ATGGAAATTCAATTACCTCTCAATATACATAACGAAAAACCGGTTATTTCGACTAATTCATTAGTCATTATTGGTACGAATGGGGCAGGAAAGTCTTCTTTTGGCCGGGATTTGCTGACGCGATATGCCGGGCGTGCACTGAAGATTTCCGGGTTGCATGCTTTGTTTATCACCGGGCAGCCGGACGAACATACTTCGTCGGATGAATGGATGCAGCTGCAAACCTTAATTAAGGAACGGTTGCTGCTCCCGCGGGTAACAGAATACGAGAAAATGATTCTCCGTCTGCAACGCGAAGAGTTTGAAGCGGCCGTAAATTATAAGGAGGCTTGCAAGCTGAATGCCGGACTGGAGCCGCCGAGGACGAAGATCGACGTTATTCAGGAGATTTGGGAACAGATGTTTCCGCATAACCGGCTGATCCGGAAGTCCGGTTTTATCGAACTGACCTCGGCTGAACGTACTTCTCATTCATATACTGCCGGGCGGATGAGTGACAGTGAGAAGCTGGTCTTTTACCTGATAGCGGCCGGACTGTATGCGCCTGAGCAGTCTATGCTGGTAATTGAAGAGCCGGAAACATTGTTGCACGATTCGATCAAGAATGTTTTATGGGATAAGATTGAAGAACTGAGGCCCGACTGTACATTTGTCTATCTGACACATGATATTGATTTTGCCTTAGCAAGGCGTTCTTGTAAGCGATTATGGATCCGTTCGTATGATGCAGATCATCAGATTTGGGACTATGAGCTGATCGAAAATAACAAAAGTCTGCCGGAAGAGCTTTACATGGAAGTGCTGGGCAGCCGTAAACCGATTCTTTTTATCGAAGGGACCGACAATAACAGCATCGACAACCGGTTGTATTCGCTGGTTTTCCCCGATTATATGGTGAAGCCGATGGGCGGATGTCAGAAAGTAATTGAAACGACCAAGGCCTTCAGTCAGTTAAAAGACTTTCACATGCTGGAAAGTATGGGTATCGTTGACCGGGACCGCCGGACGGAAGGGGAAATACGTTATCTGAACGAACAGCATATCTTCGTTCCCAATGTGGCTGAAGTAGAGAATTTGCTTATGCTCGAAGACGTGATCAAATCGGTTGCCGGCAGGCTGATGAAGAATCCGGATGAAATATTCAGCCAGGTAAAAGAGAATGTGATCCAGCTGTTTAATAAAGATCTGGAAGACCAGGTGATTCTGCATGCCAAACATCAGGTAAAAAAGAAACTGGAGATGGCGTTGAACTGCAAAATCCACTCTTTTGAGCAGTTGAATGATCAGGTGGAAGAGATCCATGAACGCATCCGGGTCGATGAAATATATAATCATATTAAAAGCGCGTTTCAGCAATATATCCAGACAGCCGATTACAATAGCATTTTACGGGTATATAATCAGAAAGGCATGTTGCCGCAAAGCCGGGTTTGCCAACTCTGCGGAATCAGTACAAAGGAGCATTATTTAGACTTTGTTCTTTCCATCTTGCGCGAAAACAAGGCAGATGCCGGCGTTATCCGTCAGGCAATAAAAGCATCGTTGGGCATGTAA
- a CDS encoding dipeptidase: protein MSVQSYIENNKDRFLDELFSLIRIPSISVKQEHKADMEACARRWTEVLLSSGADKAVVMPTTGNPIVYAEKMVSPAAPTVLVYAHYDVMPAEPLDLWKSNPFEPEIHDGRIWARGADDDKGQSMMQVKGFETALQEGLLNCNVKFIFEGEEEIGSPSLEAFCQEHKELLKSDIILVSDTSMVSAEVPSLTTGLRGLAYWELEVTGPNRDLHSGHFGGAVANPINVLCKMIADITGADGRITIPGFYDDVEELSQKERDMIAQVPFDKTKYKQAIGVNALFGEKGYSTLERNSCRPSFDVCGIWGGYIEEGSKTVLPSKAYAKVSCRLVPHQQHEKISKLFEDYINKVAPDYVKVKVMPKHGGEGYVCPIDMPAYRAAEKAVSIAFGKKPLAVRRGGSIPIISTFEQVLGVKTVLMGFGLEQNAIHSPNESCRLDYFFKGIESVAEFYREYTKK, encoded by the coding sequence ATGTCGGTTCAATCATATATAGAAAACAATAAGGATCGGTTCTTGGATGAATTATTTTCCTTAATCCGGATTCCGTCAATCAGTGTGAAACAGGAACACAAGGCAGATATGGAAGCCTGTGCCCGGCGGTGGACAGAAGTCTTGCTGTCGTCGGGAGCGGATAAAGCGGTCGTAATGCCGACGACAGGAAATCCGATTGTCTATGCTGAAAAGATGGTTTCTCCGGCAGCTCCAACGGTATTGGTTTATGCCCATTACGATGTAATGCCCGCCGAACCCCTCGATTTATGGAAAAGCAATCCGTTTGAACCGGAAATCCACGATGGCCGTATTTGGGCAAGAGGCGCTGACGACGACAAAGGGCAGAGCATGATGCAGGTGAAAGGATTCGAAACAGCCTTACAGGAAGGTCTGCTGAACTGTAATGTCAAGTTTATCTTCGAAGGAGAGGAAGAAATCGGTTCACCCAGTCTGGAAGCTTTCTGCCAGGAACATAAGGAACTCCTGAAATCGGATATCATCCTGGTTTCGGATACCAGCATGGTAAGTGCGGAAGTACCTTCGTTGACGACCGGTCTGAGAGGTTTAGCCTATTGGGAACTGGAAGTAACGGGGCCGAACCGTGATTTGCATTCCGGTCATTTCGGTGGTGCGGTAGCCAATCCGATCAATGTCTTATGTAAGATGATTGCGGATATCACCGGTGCGGACGGTCGTATTACCATTCCGGGCTTTTATGATGATGTAGAAGAATTATCGCAGAAAGAACGGGATATGATTGCTCAAGTACCGTTCGATAAAACCAAGTACAAACAGGCAATTGGTGTAAATGCCCTCTTCGGTGAAAAGGGATATTCGACGCTGGAACGGAACAGCTGCCGGCCTTCGTTCGATGTCTGCGGAATCTGGGGCGGTTATATCGAAGAAGGAAGTAAGACAGTTCTTCCGTCGAAAGCCTATGCCAAGGTTTCCTGCCGTCTGGTGCCGCATCAGCAGCATGAGAAGATTTCAAAACTGTTCGAGGACTATATAAATAAGGTAGCACCCGACTATGTAAAAGTGAAAGTTATGCCGAAGCATGGAGGTGAAGGATATGTTTGTCCGATTGATATGCCGGCTTACCGGGCAGCTGAGAAGGCTGTAAGCATTGCTTTCGGGAAGAAACCTTTGGCTGTACGTCGGGGCGGAAGTATTCCAATTATTTCTACCTTCGAACAGGTTCTGGGTGTCAAGACTGTTCTGATGGGATTCGGTCTGGAGCAGAATGCCATTCATTCGCCCAACGAGAGCTGCCGCCTTGATTATTTCTTCAAAGGAATCGAATCGGTGGCCGAGTTTTATCGGGAATATACGAAGAAATAA